One genomic region from Candidatus Tisiphia endosymbiont of Dioctria linearis encodes:
- a CDS encoding nucleoside deaminase: MEEALKQAQLALDENEIPVGAIIVNRITNKVIAKAHNIVEKTKNPILHAEIVAINQSCQILSSKNLSDCDMYVTLEPCVMCSGAISFARIGRLFYAANDPKQGAIENGGRFFNSKSCFYRPEIYSGFSAKISENLIKEFFYKVRYQKCHS; the protein is encoded by the coding sequence ATGGAGGAAGCTCTAAAGCAAGCACAACTTGCTTTAGATGAAAATGAAATTCCAGTAGGGGCTATTATAGTCAATAGAATAACTAACAAAGTTATTGCAAAGGCTCATAATATTGTTGAGAAAACCAAAAATCCGATATTGCATGCTGAAATTGTAGCGATAAATCAATCTTGTCAGATTCTATCTAGTAAGAATTTATCAGATTGTGATATGTATGTTACTTTAGAGCCATGCGTTATGTGTTCTGGTGCAATATCTTTCGCTAGAATAGGTAGATTATTTTATGCAGCAAATGATCCAAAACAGGGGGCGATTGAAAATGGTGGACGTTTTTTTAATAGCAAATCTTGTTTTTACCGCCCTGAAATATATAGTGGCTTTTCGGCAAAAATTTCTGAAAATCTAATCAAAGAGTTTTTTTACAAGGTAAGATATCAAAAATGCCATTCCTAG
- the pdxY gene encoding pyridoxal kinase: MPIINNYNLKQQSGILSIQSHVVYGYVGNKAAVYPLQSMGYDVWPVNTVQFSNHTGYGQWQGEIFSREHIRNILQGIEHLGVLNQCCAILSGYMGSADICYEVFDIVNRLKHQNSQLLYLCDPVIGNTHCYVKPEVLNFFKTKLIADIITPNQFEAEILSGIKITNTKNLKLTLRFFHDLGIQIVVITGVKLFDISSTDIHLVASEGKDTYIIKTKEYNFPKVISGAGDLLSAIYLGSYIATKSIIQSLQISAYYMDKVMGYTLQSGAKELQVTKISYDTVLYTNDLPRVITI, from the coding sequence ATGCCAATAATTAATAATTATAATCTCAAACAACAATCTGGTATATTATCTATACAATCACATGTTGTTTATGGGTATGTGGGTAACAAGGCTGCAGTATATCCATTGCAATCTATGGGATATGACGTATGGCCTGTAAATACAGTACAATTTTCTAATCATACCGGGTATGGACAATGGCAAGGAGAAATATTTAGCAGGGAGCATATTAGAAATATACTACAAGGAATAGAACATCTAGGGGTTTTAAATCAATGTTGTGCTATATTGTCAGGTTATATGGGAAGTGCTGATATATGCTATGAAGTATTTGATATTGTTAATAGATTAAAACATCAAAACAGTCAATTGCTATATCTTTGTGATCCAGTCATAGGTAATACACATTGTTACGTAAAACCTGAAGTTTTAAATTTTTTTAAAACCAAGCTTATAGCTGATATTATTACTCCTAATCAATTTGAAGCTGAGATATTATCAGGTATTAAGATTACTAATACAAAAAACCTTAAATTAACTTTAAGGTTTTTTCATGATTTAGGAATACAAATTGTAGTAATTACTGGAGTAAAATTATTTGATATATCATCTACAGATATACACCTTGTTGCTTCTGAGGGAAAAGATACTTATATAATCAAGACAAAAGAATATAATTTTCCTAAAGTAATAAGTGGAGCTGGAGATTTATTATCTGCTATATATCTGGGTAGCTATATAGCCACCAAAAGTATAATTCAAAGTTTACAAATCTCAGCCTATTATATGGATAAAGTAATGGGTTATACTTTACAATCAGGAGCAAAAGAGTTACAAGTAACAAAAATAAGCTATGATACAGTATTATATACTAATGATTTGCCAAGAGTTATAACAATTTAG
- a CDS encoding nucleoside deaminase, producing MEEALKQAQLALDENEIPVGAIIVNRITNKVIAKAHNIVEKTKNPILHAEIVAINQSCQILSSKNLSDCDMYVTLEPCVMCSGAISFARIGRLFYAANDPKQGAIENGGRFFNSKSCFYRPEIYSGFSAKISENLIKEFFYKVRNQKCHPRLL from the coding sequence ATGGAGGAAGCTCTAAAGCAAGCACAACTTGCTTTAGATGAAAATGAAATTCCAGTAGGGGCTATTATAGTCAATAGAATAACTAACAAAGTTATTGCAAAGGCTCATAATATTGTTGAGAAAACCAAAAATCCGATATTGCATGCTGAAATTGTAGCGATAAATCAATCTTGTCAGATTCTATCTAGTAAAAATTTATCAGATTGTGATATGTATGTTACTTTAGAGCCATGCGTTATGTGTTCTGGTGCAATATCTTTTGCTAGAATAGGTAGATTATTTTATGCAGCAAATGATCCAAAACAGGGGGCGATTGAAAATGGTGGGCGTTTTTTTAATAGCAAATCTTGTTTTTACCGCCCTGAAATATATAGTGGCTTTTCGGCAAAAATTTCTGAAAATCTAATCAAAGAGTTTTTTTACAAGGTAAGGAACCAAAAATGTCATCCCCGCTTACTATAA
- a CDS encoding class I SAM-dependent methyltransferase encodes MTDKKQLAFGVDSRRCEKYSLRQSRYYVISRDVSRIVSEIKSKNQRVKLLDIGVASGVSRRYIENQPNNEVIDYYGADIEIRDDIYKKESYSCLYQADLMQGMLNVPSNIFDIVICEQVLEHLDELELAFKSIERVLKPGGTLFLGVPIFPHGIHLVRQYLVPLIDKICRVKKVRGHVQAFSLLTFTKLLHKYTELEILEYRGFRVISGGILRSLENHKWWLDFNLKLGKLIPSLCIEIQIVAKKSDKAT; translated from the coding sequence ATGACTGATAAAAAACAGTTGGCTTTTGGTGTGGATTCTCGTAGATGTGAGAAATATAGTTTACGTCAAAGTAGATATTACGTTATTTCAAGAGATGTTAGTCGTATCGTAAGTGAAATTAAATCTAAAAACCAAAGAGTAAAGTTATTAGATATTGGTGTTGCTTCTGGTGTATCTCGGCGTTATATCGAAAATCAACCAAATAATGAAGTGATAGATTATTATGGAGCAGATATTGAAATAAGAGATGATATATATAAGAAGGAATCTTATAGTTGTTTATACCAAGCTGATTTAATGCAAGGAATGTTAAATGTTCCGAGCAACATTTTTGACATTGTAATTTGTGAACAAGTTTTAGAACATTTAGATGAATTAGAACTTGCTTTTAAATCGATAGAAAGAGTGTTAAAGCCTGGCGGGACGTTATTTCTGGGCGTTCCAATTTTTCCTCATGGAATACATTTAGTACGTCAATATTTAGTGCCTTTAATTGATAAAATATGTCGAGTAAAAAAAGTTAGAGGTCATGTTCAAGCATTTTCATTACTTACATTTACAAAATTACTTCATAAATATACTGAATTGGAAATTTTAGAATATAGAGGATTTCGAGTTATTTCTGGAGGTATTCTTCGATCGCTTGAAAATCATAAATGGTGGCTAGATTTTAACCTTAAATTAGGTAAACTAATTCCTAGCCTATGCATTGAAATTCAGATTGTTGCTAAGAAGTCAGATAAGGCAACATAG
- a CDS encoding RNA pyrophosphohydrolase, with translation MKNKTLRKCYPELPYRPSVGMMIINDTNKVFVGKRIDTKIPAWQMPQGGIDLGETPSVAALREMLEEIGSNKGDIIAESRYWYSYDVPKILIPKLWDGNFRGQKQKWFLIRFTGTNEDININTSNPEFEEWCWVEFDELLSTIIPFKRKLYKAVVKEFSPIVNDTLCSVK, from the coding sequence ATGAAAAATAAAACTCTTCGTAAATGTTATCCTGAATTACCATATAGACCAAGTGTAGGTATGATGATAATCAATGATACCAATAAAGTATTTGTTGGTAAAAGAATCGATACCAAAATACCAGCCTGGCAAATGCCTCAAGGTGGTATAGATTTGGGAGAAACACCCAGCGTTGCTGCTCTTAGAGAAATGTTAGAAGAGATAGGTTCCAACAAAGGTGATATTATTGCAGAAAGCAGATATTGGTATAGTTATGACGTGCCTAAAATTTTAATACCTAAATTATGGGATGGTAATTTCCGGGGACAAAAACAAAAATGGTTCTTAATTAGGTTTACAGGTACTAACGAAGATATTAATATTAACACTAGTAATCCAGAATTTGAAGAATGGTGTTGGGTTGAGTTTGACGAATTATTGTCAACTATAATTCCCTTTAAACGCAAACTTTATAAAGCTGTAGTTAAAGAATTTTCTCCGATCGTTAATGATACACTATGTTCTGTAAAGTAA